The Odocoileus virginianus isolate 20LAN1187 ecotype Illinois chromosome 24, Ovbor_1.2, whole genome shotgun sequence nucleotide sequence ACTCATTCTCAGTTTCATAacacaaaaaaggagaaatttagaAGGTAGATAAAATTCAAGGTAGAATTTTTAGCTTTTCATATAGTCTATATtaaaagccaaaatttaaaatcactttaatttACTAAAAATCTAGACCATATTAATCATATTTTTGGACACTACAGGGAAAAATAATCCTTATTCTGTAAAATTCCTATTAATCCTTTAGAGATTGGCTCTCCAAAGAAGTTCTGGAAAAAATCCAAACTAGAAAATCAAGATTTGTGACTTTTTAGGGAACAGATATATAGTAGTATACTAATAAACACCTGTTTAATGTAACTATAGTAGTTAGCAGAGACACTGATAAACAGCTTTACCAACTGAAGTTGCTTTAAGTATGTTAAGGTCCCCCAAAATCCTCCTGCTTCAGAAGTCCAGGAAATGAGGATATTTCTAATAGGTGCTCCCAAGCTCTCAAAATATTTGCTATAATTAAACTATACATAGTACAGTGGTTCTTAAAAGTGTGAtgcccagaccagcagcatcaataCCATCTGGAAAtatgttagaaatgcaaattcctaAGCCCTATTCCAAACCTACTGAATTAGAAACTCTGGGAGTGGGACCTGGAAATCTGTTTTAACTAGTTttacaggtgattctgatgcaagatgaatttatatatatagcgtgatgaggaattttaaaaatccttttgaaGTTTCCTACAGGGTTAAACTCCATTACGGTGTACTCAGAAGGGGCATGCTAGAGAGCATTAGAATTGAATAAATTTGTTGGCTTTCTTGCTCCTTCTGTCACAGTTGCTTGAGATATGTTCACGTTGTTCTCTTATTAAAAAGGCTCTTAAATCTACCAGAACGTCATCTGCTTTATTAGTAATATTTGCCACCGACACCTCTCCTTCTCCACCAGATgcaagatttaaaaatatgaagggaaaaaaataggaagggtataaattttattttacacagGAGGAAGGTATTTTTACATTACATATAGTGTTACATCACTTTTTACATTATATACAGTGTTAAAGgtacatttttccctttcaaagaaaaagcttttgaaaaacaaaCTTCTCAAAATAGATGAAGTTTAAATTGGATttaatttcaaacttttaaacCGGATATCACTACAATAAGGGtctgaaagaaaatgtatttattatggaGCCAGCTTACATCATCCGTGTCTTTAACTCGAAGAATCTGTTCTCTCAGATCTTGTAAATCATTAAATGTGGACTGTGCTGTGATGGAATAAACTAACGCAAAGCCTTGTCCATTTTTCATGTACAAATCCCTCATTGCTGTGAATTGTTCCTACAGTTGAAAGAaaggatcatttttaaaaaataatgttttgacAGTTAATCTTACAATTTTCAAAGTCTATAATTAGACCTCAAAGAAGAATGTAGTAATGTTATGTAACATCTCTTAAAACTGTAGTCCATGGCTATTTGAAAAATTGGTATTTCAAGAAataagtgttttatttaaaaataatacaccaGAGCAGATTTATGTGCAGTAAATGCACTCAAGTGGAAATGTCCCATCTTCAAATGCTGCTTGAAGGCAGCTTTTCAAGACACCATATGGAAGGCACCCAAATCAAATCACCAAGTTACTCACAGCTAGCTCACAATGCTCCAGTTCTCCAAGGTCCACCAGCAAGTTACCTACATGGTGCCATTTCCCCACACTTTTCCTCCTTCGCTAGACTGTAAGCTTTTGAGTGTAAGAATACAAGCCACGACACGTATCAGGTACTCAAACATTAGATGAATGAGTACCACACATCCAGAGTAAATCTTCCCTTCACCTTCAGATACCATCAGATCTAGCTGTTCTGTAAATATATTGAAGGATGAAAGATACTATTCAAAATACTTCACACAGTCACTGAGGAATCTCAGGTATTTCCCACATTAtttaatatatggaaatataGTCTAACTTGCTTTAAAAGTACTAGTGAAGCTATGAAATCTTTCATACAAATTATCTacttatttcttcagtaaatgACCCATGCACACAAGAAAAGAATTCAAGAAGATAAGGAAGACAGCTTTAAGATTTAATGCAAGCCTTACTTTAAATAATGTTTGTCTATAAGATACTAGCATTTACAAGGTCAATACTGCCtaagttgtgtgtatatgttagtacTGTTGTACATACCGTTCCTGCAGTGTCCAAGATTTCAAGCATACACTGCTGTGCGTCTACTTCAACTTGCTAGGGGGAAAATTAAGGTAGATCTTCATTGTTTTTCCTGTATATAAGACTGCTTTAATACGTATAATATTAATACGATATTTAAAAGAGACATAGATTATAGCAACTTTGATACTAATCTCaagtaatacatattttaacaaaacaggagaaaaaaaatagctgGATAACTAAGGTCTACTGATCCTCAAACTGCAATAAGTGTAAAAACTGTGAGTTCTCAATTTAATATAAGGGTATCTACAAGATATACAAGATCCAACCTCAATGTGAATCACTCAGCACTTAATTCTGGagaggaaataatttcaaatcagctcaaaatatttttatttaatgcagTAATAGTTCCAATAATGTCAGAAGTAACTAACTATATCAATTCTGCCATACTTTAGATATACTTTCCCTTTGCTTATAACCACATCCCCTTCACTGTACTGGAACAAAATTTTTGGTAGCAAGGAAGGAGAGCTATCAAATAAAATTGTTATCTTCTCCCTTCTAAATTAAACATGTCTGCATATTAAGTTTTACTGTCGCATGTTACATAAATGAACATAGAAATAAACTTTTCTACTATTACGAGCAGTGGAACTTTCTCAAGGAGTTGTAAACAGGAAGGTTAGGGAGACTTTTGTACTTACATCTTTATATGAAAAGCAAGGAGCCTGACAGTATTCAGTCTTTGGTGGGCAGAAATGGGGGAGAAACATGGAACTACCACCTGAAATGGATGTCTCAACTCTAAAGTCCAATTGCAACAAATTACAACTTGGGGGTCAATGTAAACTCAAAATTCTTTGTGAGCAAGAAAGAGAGATAAAGCAAGAGTGATTAAGATTCTTGTAAGATGGTAAACATGCAATGCCAGGAAATAATCAAATGTGAGTTCTCCCcactaattttataaattaactcTGCTCCTCATCCTATACTCTatagaaaacatttaatatttattaagctaaAAACAAGAATTTATGTTTACAGTAAAGTTGAAAGCAAAGGCCTTCTAAAGTAACATACCTTTCTATAAGAATCTTCTATCGTAGGATCatatttttcaacaaaaattcCTTGAACAAACTGTACagtctgaaaaaaattaacataccATTATACTCCCTCAGAAAGAACAAATCCAAGCCTGCacattcaaaaacattaatttcacGTAAGTAGTCATACGACTGATTAAAAAAACAGCCACAACTACCTTTGAACGTAAGTATTTGGTGGGAAAATTACTTcagaaagctttttttaaaaattaataatcataACATTTCTTGTTGGGTAGGTCTAAATTTAGagctcatatatttaaaaattgttaaatggTTCCTATTTCAGTTTTAGGgcttaaatgtgaattttagttAGAAAGTGGCTAATTATTTGgtgaacacacacatgtgcacactcacAATGCCTCTCCATCACTTTGgatatatttacaaatgaaaacgCAGTTCATACTCCATTGTACACACTTCTCAGTTTGATCCAAGCAAGTCAAATTTTGTGCTAGGTGTTCATGTGACAAATAAGTGGCAAAGTAAGATGGTCAGTCTATCTTAAGGTAGGCTTTGCTAAACTCTGAACTATTCACCAAGTTACTTCCCGTAAGTTTCTCCCCTTCCGAACTACCACTGTCAAGTTGTGTCTTCTTTCTTAACTATTTCTTGATATAAAAAACATGGTGGGACGAAGGTAAActttgaaaaaagtttttaaaaaaagttatttaatttttgtaacataaaatttatattttaagccaACTCACACTGAAATTGACCAAAATTTATTTCTATCTTGCTCTGAAATGCGGAGACATAGATTTGTATGTGCTCAAGTCCAAACTGTGCTTGAGTCCAAACTGTATTCTGGTCTGGAACCCATGTTCCAGAGAGAATATGATCTACCCAGATACAACTAAAAGTTGACTAGattacaagaaaaatattatattacttCTAAAATCAATGAGATTTCaccttaaaaaataagcaaaacctAATGctcaacagaaaaagaacatgTCTTAAGAGTGAATAGCTTGGGTACAGTTAGAATGTCTTACCAGAGCAGATTTTCCAACGCCTCCCGAGCCAAGAACGACTAACTTATACTCACGCATGGTGCAAACTTGTAAAAGCTAGTaccttattaagaaaaaaaaaagaaagaattcttaaGTAACATCTTTGCATTCATGTGCTTCTTATATAAGCAAAACAtgcaagcatttatttaaaatgaccaCTATACCATACTAAGATGGAGCATTTCATAAACAAACTTACTAAAGGATGCTACTGGTAGGGCTCTTTATAAAACATCAGGAGAAAGAAATTGCAGAATTCTAGACATGATTCTTAGCCCTATCCTATATTCAGTTACTATAAAATACTTAACTCTatcaagaaaaaaggggggggacTGAAAAACTGCATGAAGGGGTATTCTATCGGCGAAAAGATGGCAGTGACAGACATGTTATCTCCTTTTCTGAACCATCTGCAATCCTGAATCACAAGTAGTTGAGGATATCTCCAATGAATAGCAAATAAAATTCCTGCCCTCAACTGAGCTAACTTTCTGGTAAAGATGAACAGGATACAGGAGGGATTTGCAAACAAATCCAACTCCCTGTTTTTGTACATAAAGCTTCATTGAAATACAGCCACATCCATTCACTTgtgtattgtctgtggctgctgtCTTGTAATGGCAGAATTAAGTCCTTATATCACAAGCTATCTGGTCCACagtgtctaaaatatttactattaacATGAAGCATTCACAGAAAAAACTTGATGGCCTCTGAGATACATAAATGGTAAATGAGTTAGCAGAGAAAGCTAACCAAATATCTATTACTGAAgtttgtgtgcacgtgtgtgagaGGGAAGGTTGAGGGCAGTGTGTGGATGGGGTGGCACAGAGACTGAAAACAGTAAGGAATCAAAAGTTAAATCTCAAGAACATGAGTGTCCAGACTGATAAAAGTCTACTGAGTTTTCAGTATGATGAAACAGGGGAaatcaaataaacataaaacccAAAAGAAACAATCCATACCAAGgctcatcattttaaaatttcagcttactactgagagagaaagaagatcCTGAAAgttttcaggatggggaataacATGAGAATATAAAGCTCCcacatttctagaaaaaaagtAATTTGCCAATGGCTATAGTACAGAAGTAGCCACCAGACCAGGCTTTAAATCCTCTTCAATCAAGAGATGACAGTTCCTTACTTATAGTAACACAATACCACGACTGGTCTGAACACATTTAACCCACCAATAACCATTTACTTTAGTGAATATGCTTCTGTGACCAGCCTATTATTGATAGCCTCTTACTTCTGAAAGTCAGTCTATTAGAATGGACTCACTTTGacatatttctttgtattaaacCTCTTTATATGTTCTTTCCTTCTAGTCCATACTCTTGAAGAAATCCTGTGTTTTATCtatctggtagctcagatggtaaaagaatctcccagcaatgaaggagacccagaagaactgggttcgatccctaggttgggaagatcccccagagaaggaagtggcaatccactccagtattcttgcctggagaattccatggacagaggagcctggaacggggccacagtccacagagttgccaaagggtcggacatgactgagcaactaacactactactatatGCCATCCTTATTTCTCCTTAGGATGCCATGTTTAACACCAAGGAtgacttttcaaaaatttctccTTCACTTGTGCCTTTAAATACATGAATCACTTCCTGTATTTTTCTCCATTCCTtaattgggggggtggggggtggggtctgGAAGagaccaaattaaaaaaacaccagAAAAGTCAGTTGCTAACTTTCCCACTTACTAGTtcctacattttatttctaaacttaGTGAACTTATCATTTCCATAGACTTCTCTCCAGTCCTGAAACACTGTCTCCTTAACTTTTGTGAACTGCACAGTTCTTACCagatatttcatgaaaaaagatattaaataaaagTTGAACCACCTTTCAGTTTTAAGAATATCCCATATGGTAGTGTGCATTCAATTTATGACAAATAAGTTGTTTTCTGTAAATGTGTAACTGAAGTcaggtttatttcttttaatgtaaagtcatttaaaaataggattacTTAGGTGGTAATTCTATTCAGTTCCACGTAGACATTATCCAACCACACAGACTACAttaatatttgagaaatatttaaaaataaacttacgACTCTAATGAAAGACACCTTCAAATTAGTGTTTCTGAACCCAGCTAGAGGGAACATGGTAACTTTGGGGTCAATAATTTACTGAACAGCATCCCAAAGAGCAAATCAACTAACTTTAACACAAACAGACTTATTTCCCTGCATCTTTTATCCTTTAGGCAGCTGGGCTGTGCCACTTTTTGATTCACTTCTCTGCAACTgtttatgacttaaaaaaaagagagagacttcagtgaacacccagcaAAATGCCAATAATCAGCAACTGTCTCACTTGACTGACACTGCTTTTACAGTTGATAATTAATTCATTCCTGCCTTTGAAAGTTTGTGGCTTTTTGGACTTTGAAATTTCCTAAAGACTCAGTAAGTTCAGCTATTGAAATGGTGTCGCTCATTCTTTGACAGTCCACCTAAGACCCTCATCTGGCATCATTCCCAGTGATGCCCTCAGACAAACAAGCGTACTGAATGGGCTGCCTGTGTCCAACTTGTTTGTTCTTAGATTTTCCTATCACATGAGTCAGTAACAACAATGATGGGTGCTCCAATCAGTTCCTTGAGCTCACACTGTTAAATCTGTTATTCAAGGATTTATACCAAGTAGGTTTTTGTATAAGGCAATTTAGGCTTTTGATTTTGGTCTGCAGTGTACTATTTAATAAGAATTTTGCCATTAGTTCATAATTCTTCAGCTacttgctttgctttgctttctgttAAGTCTACTTGTGCAAAATCTTGTCTCGTGTTCTGTTTTGTCCGGGGCTGTTTTGTTTACATTCACTGTATAAGGGAGAGCTGTTTGGAATGGATGGACACACAGGTCTGAAAAGCCTCCAGTGAAATTTGAACTGGCCCCAGGCACTAAAGGTTGAAGATGAGTACAATCAGTGACCAACTCAGGCAAAGGTGAGTGATGAGCCAATCTTCACCATCGGTCACTCACTTTCATGACAGCATTACAGGGCCGTGAACTGTGGGGCTGTTTATGGGGCACCTTCCGAACTTCTGCTTGGTCAAGAGACCTGGAGATCTGTGTATAAGAACACATTTGttaagaagaattttttaaactccTTCTGTCATCTTTCTGCGCTGCTATATTGTGCACCACCCAGCTGATGCTCTCAAGAGCATCAATAACTCTGAAAGGAGAGGTAGTGTCAGGTTCTTCCTAGGCTTGCTCCAGTCAGCTTCTGTGATCATATGATAATGAAGCATGATTACGCTGGCGAATCTGAAATCAATGATTGCAGAGTTGAGAAAACTGTTGTCTGACACACAGGTCAAACAAGTATGGAGCGATCAGCCCCTAGACTTGATGTGCCACtaaaagatctagaaaaatggcagaataaTATGCTCCTAACCTGTCAGTATGGTTTCACTGAACTGACAACTTCAGTGGGCATCACGGACCATGAAGAACCAAGATAAAAAAAACACAGGAGAGAAATTCCTTGGATTCTTTTTCTAGGGATAATacatataggaaaataaaatgcctcaatggaaaaaaaaaattaaagcacacttatatcatatcatattccctcatagctcagttggtaaagatcaagtgcaatgcagaaaaccctggtttgatacctgggttgggaagatcccctggagaagggataggctacccactccagtattcttgggcttcctatggctcagctggtaaagaatccacctgcagtgcaggaaacctgggttcgatcctgggttgggaacttcccttggagaagggaaaggctacccactccagtattctggcctggagaattccatgggctgtatagtccatggggtcgcaaagagtcagacacgactgagcgacctttaCTTTaacttactttcactttcactttatatcatATTGAGGAATAATTTACATCCAGTAAAAAAGCAGATCTTAAGCATACAGTTAAATGAATTTTGGCATGTGCCAATACCCTCCAACCTCAAACACAACTctcattaacatttaaaacactTCCATTATCCAAACAGTTCCCAATGTGTCTCTTCCCCAGTTAATTACCCCAACACCATTTTTTTGATTCTAGTGATCTTATTTGTCAAGGCTATACCTTTTCTAGGAAAAACTTCTGTGTCTTCTATAAACTTCCAGTATAATCTCAACTCTTGCACTTACATCGGTAAATTACAAAAATGGGGACTTTGACAATTACAGCCTAACAAGAGGACTTAtggccaatttttaaaatgtaaaaattaacacTTTCAGAGgaattagaaacacagaaaaattatgagaaaaaaaataacattcaatCATCAACTCCTCTAATTGGTATTCCAAAGATTCAAAATCAGATGACTGAGACAGCCTTCCTTCGCCTCCCCTGCTCAAACCTTTGGAAACCTACTTGCCCTGAACCACTGTCTCTTTATACTTCCCACAATGCCTTTCTATTCCACTTACTCCCTGACCATACCACTGAAATGCACTACCTTTCTTGAGGGTTTCTTAGCAAAGGAAAAATCATACTAAACAACAGTCTCTTAAATTGCTAGAGCAGAAGTCAGAGCTGtagaaattgaatttaaaaactgGTCGAGAATTTAGTTGGAGTTatgtttaaagatttttctaaatCTCAGATAGACGAACAGAAATTTGTTGTAGAATCCCAACTGAATTACTAAGTACTTAATTTTATCATAGAAGAGATTAAGAGCAGGAGGACAGTAAAGATCAGATTCAAACAgtccagcatattaaaaaaaacccaaaaaactggCCTTGAGAGAAGAAGAACCTATTTAGGAAATATACTATTTCAGGGGTAGACTGGTCAACATTtaaaactgtaaacaaaatgaacacaggaaacaaaataaaaaaattaacttcaggAAATTTTAAAGAGAGACATATTCCTTCTTTCTGTAAATGGTCTAAAGACCTGAAcaggaaactgaaaatgaaaaattagaaaatctacAATAGTCAAGCATTTTCTGAGATCCTCACAAAGTaatagctagaaaaaaaaaaaaactaaaccaaaagGCTTTTGTTTTCTAAGAAATGGGAAGCTGTGAACAAGGACACTTGTACATActataaaaagtaaacattttgggGAATTACATTTCTTAATGAGATGACAGGGTCCTTCTTTCTTGCCAGTTGCTTCATATATCCATAGTATTACTTATCGCTAGAATGAGACAGGTTCACCCATATTACTGCTTTATTAGTAATTTGTTCCTTC carries:
- the RAP1B gene encoding ras-related protein Rap-1b — its product is MREYKLVVLGSGGVGKSALTVQFVQGIFVEKYDPTIEDSYRKQVEVDAQQCMLEILDTAGTEQFTAMRDLYMKNGQGFALVYSITAQSTFNDLQDLREQILRVKDTDDVPMILVGNKCDLEDERVVGKEQGQNLARQWNNCAFLESSAKSKINVNEIFYDLVRQINRKTPVPGKARKKSSCQLL